CATCATATCACCCGCTTCATTTCCTTTATATTTTATATATTACACAAGTAAGAAAGGTTTTTCAATAATTAAAACCGGAAATTACCTGTATTTAATTTTACATAGTTGACAAAAATATATTTGTAAGACTTATCAACTTAAGAAAGGAGAAACATATGGAGTTAATAAATATTGAAGACAAAAGTGCTGTAGGGCATTTTTATAAATTTTTCTCTAACTACCTGACAGAACTATATGATTATCGAAAAGAAATAGTTTTGCTGTGTATAGGGACTGATAGGTCCACAGGGGATAGCTTGGGACCTTTAATTGGTCATAAACTAAAGCCTCTTCTTAAAGGAAAAGCCCATGTCTTTGGTACTTTAGAAGAACCACTACATGCAAAAAACATACATCAGGTTTTAAAGTACATAAATTTAAATTATGGACGTCCTTTTATGATAGCGATAGACGCTTGTTTGGGTTCTTTAAACCACGTAGGTCATATCTCTGTTGGAAAAGGACCTATAAAGCCTGGAGCGGGGGTTTCTAAAGACCTGCCTCCTGTAGGAGATATGTTTGTTACAGGAATTGTCAATATCTCTGGTTTTATGGAATACATGGTGCTTCAAAATACAAGACTTAGAACTGTAATGAAAATGGCAGATATAATTTCTGTGGGAATATACAA
The sequence above is a segment of the Thermoanaerobacter ethanolicus JW 200 genome. Coding sequences within it:
- the yyaC gene encoding spore protease YyaC — protein: MELINIEDKSAVGHFYKFFSNYLTELYDYRKEIVLLCIGTDRSTGDSLGPLIGHKLKPLLKGKAHVFGTLEEPLHAKNIHQVLKYINLNYGRPFMIAIDACLGSLNHVGHISVGKGPIKPGAGVSKDLPPVGDMFVTGIVNISGFMEYMVLQNTRLRTVMKMADIISVGIYKTINEIYEQNRVGAE